One window of the Branchiostoma lanceolatum isolate klBraLanc5 chromosome 3, klBraLanc5.hap2, whole genome shotgun sequence genome contains the following:
- the LOC136429263 gene encoding tyrosine-protein kinase transmembrane receptor Ror2-like has product MLYPLLGRSAKAEPPKATKGTKSYVYMFVGGPQFHNAAYRDQNALQTTIDPLVKSLDETGCPVNPGGADYRGNISVTKSGKICQRWDVDSPHNRTYRPEMHPELVENYCRNPDEHEPGLWCYTTDPSTRWGYCVDPACPIGIAKKWRADGRCGMDFPAAEATPGECNPYSSLPCCSAFGWCGNGAGHCSCLTCVDYGVKA; this is encoded by the exons ATGCTCTACCCTCTATTAGGTCGAAGTGCAAAAGCCGAACCACCTAAGGCAACAAAGGGCACAAAATCCTACGTGTACATGTTTGTCGGCGGGCCACAGTTTCACAACGCCGCCTACCGGGATCAAAACGCCCTACAGACAACCATTGATCCTCTCGTCAAGAGTCTGGATGAAACAG GCTGCCCGGTGAATCCTGGTGGAGCTGACTACCGAGGGAACATCTCTGTGACAAAGAGTGGCAAAATCTGTCAGCGATGGGACGTTGACTCTCCACATAATCGTACTTACCGACCAGAGATGCACCCTGAATTGGTGGAaaactactgccgcaacccaGACGAGCATGAGCCCGGCTTGTGGTGCTACACTACGGACCCTAGCACCCGCTGGGGGTACTGCGTCGACCCCGCTTGCCCTAtag GAATCGCGAAGAAGTGGCGAGCTGACGGCCGGTGCGGTATGGACTTTCCTGCTGCAGAAGCGACTCCTGGCGAATGCAATCCATATAGCAGCCTACCCTGCTGCTCGGCTTTCGGCTGGTGTGGCAATGGTGCTGGCCACTGTTCCTGCCTCACCTGTGTTGACTACGGAGTTAAAGCTTAA